The following are encoded in a window of Impatiens glandulifera chromosome 5, dImpGla2.1, whole genome shotgun sequence genomic DNA:
- the LOC124937658 gene encoding sorting nexin 2A-like has product MMGEHSDNNTTQQAHLYTSPDEMESLLLDEPSLTDRHFASSNSSSFPPFADVATHDPPPLSSPSSISRHGNPLSSLHSLLEPPSYAEAVFRSFDRDQNGTNNNNNNNNGEVIPRDNSGETSSSSSPTSMSDYIWISVSDPQKEQELSNSIVPGGNAYFTYLITTRTNMRDFNGSEFSVRRRFKDIVTLSDRLSESYRGFFIPLRPDKNVVDSQVMQKQEFVEQRRIALEKYLQRLAAHPVIKNSDELRLFLQVQGKLPLEKTTDVASRVLDGAVKMSKQLLGEVEPIETSQPARGGGRDFMRFFKELKQYVATDWGGSKPAVIEEDNEFVEKKEKLLNFEREIITVSQQAESLVKAQQDFGETMGELGLAFVKLTKFETEEAVCNSQMTRASDMKNIATASVKASRLCRELNAQTVKHFGKIHEYLGVMLAVNNAFSERSSALLTVQTLLSELSSLESRIEKLEAASSKVFGGDSTRIRKIDDLKDTVRVTEDAKSCAIREYERIKENNKTELERLEKERQADFLSMLRGFVVNQVGYAEKMAKVWETVAEEEEEETNDIIGH; this is encoded by the exons ATGATGGGGGAACATTCAGACAACAACACCACTCAACAAGCTCATCTCTACACATCAcctgatgaaatggagtccctCCTTCTCGACGAACCTTCTCTCACCGACCGCCACTTCGCATCCTCAAATTCATCTTCGTTTCCCCCATTCGCCGATGTCGCTACACACGATCCTCCGCCACTCTCCTCTCCATCATCGATCTCGCGACATGGTAATCCTCTCTCCTCGCTTCATTCACTTCTAGAACCTCCCTCCTACGCCGAAGCCGTCTTCAGATCCTTCGACCGCGATCAGAATGGgactaacaataataataataataataacggCGAGGTTATTCCCCGTGATAACTCCGGCGAGACGTCCTCCTCTTCATCGCCGACGTCCATGTCTGACTATATCTGGATTTCCGTTTCCGATCCGCAGAAGGAACAGGAGCTTTCAAATTCGATTGTTCCGGGAGGGAATGCTTACTTCACGTATCTCATCACCACAAGGACTAACATGCGTGATTTCAATGGATCGGAATTCAGCGTCAGGAGACGGTTTAAAGACATAGTAACGCTTTCGGATCGATTATCGGAATCATACAGGGGATTCTTCATACCTTTGAGGCCTGATAAGAACGTGGTGGACAGTCAGGTTATGCAGAAGCAGGAATTTGTTGAGCAGAGACGGATTGCATTGGAGAAGTACCTGCAGAGACTTGCTGCTCATCCGGTAATCAAAAATAGTGATGAATTAAGACTGTTTCTGCAGGTTCAAGGGAAACTTCCATTAGAGAAGACAACAGATGTAGCATCTAGAGTGCTGGATGGAGCTGTGAAAATGTCGAAACAGTTACTCGGGGAGGTTGAGCCAATTGAGACCTCTCAACCTGCAAGAGGAGGAGGCAGGGATTTCATGAGATTTTTTAAGGAGTTGAAGCAGTATGTTGCTACTGACTGGGGCGGGTCGAAGCCTGCTGTGATTGAAGAAGATAACGAGTTCgtagaaaagaaagagaaattgcTGAATTTCGAGAGGGAAATCATCACTGTATCTCAGCAG GCTGAATCGTTGGTTAAAGCTCAACAAGATTTCGGGGAGACAATGGGGGAACTAGGATTGGCATTCGTCAAATTAACCAAATTTGAGACGGAGGAAGCTGTATGTAATTCACAGATGACGAGAGCATCTGACATGAAAAATATAGCCACAGCTTCTGTTAAGGCGAGTAGATTGTGCAGAGAATTAAATGCACAAACAGTAAAGCACTTT GGTAAGATCCATGAATATCTTGGGGTGATGTTAGCTGTGAATAATGCATTTTCAGAGAGATCTAGTGCTTTGTTAACAGTTCAGACTCTGTTATCAGAGTTATCATCTTTAGAGTCAAGGATTGAAAAGCTAGAAGCTGCTTCTTCAAAAGTATTTGGTGGTGACAGCACCCGAATTCGTAAAATAGATGATTTGAAAGACACTGTTAGGGTTACAGAGGATGCTAAAAGCTGTGCTATTCGAGAATATGAACGTATCAAG GAAAATAACAAGACGGAGTTGGAAAGGCTAGAGAAGGAGAGGCAAGCTGATTTCTTGAGCATGTTGAGAGGATTTGTAGTCAATCAG GTGGGTTATGCAGAAAAGATGGCAAAGGTGTGGGAAACAGttgctgaagaagaagaagaagaaacaaatgaTATTATTGGTCACTAG
- the LOC124937659 gene encoding trihelix transcription factor ASIL2 encodes MDPQPSPPTTANRPHSGPGGRDDCWSEGASKILVDAWGDRYLDLNRGNLRQKDWKEVAHAVNSRNNGVKPPRTDVQCKNRIDTLKKKYKLEKSKSSAASNWLFYDRLDYLIGNSSSSSTNKNKKASGGASIPDRKPSTTNTVTLTIKPRSKLNRNCSSSSPTNNDEYSGGTSSSLGGGDDDDDDTEFVRRVSRKQNKMDLSEESPYKELARAILRFGEIYERIERSKQEQLMELEKQRMDFTKDLEFQRMNMFMETHLQLEKKSKKKKKTKKKPTTNNHTPPLPPPTGSSSGKKL; translated from the exons ATGGATCCACAACCCTCACCTCCTACCACCGCTAACCGTCCTCACTCTGGCCCCGGCGGTCGTGACGATTGCTGGAGCGAAGGCGCATCTAAAATTCTGGTCGATGCTTGGGGAGATCGTTATCTGGATCTTAATCGTGGGAATCTCCGGCAGAAAGACTGGAAGGAAGTCGCACATGCCGTTAACTCTCGTAACAACGGTGTCAAACCTCCTCGCACCGACGTTCAGTGTAAAAATCGGATTGATACATTGAAGAAGAAGTATAAGCTTGAGAAATCGAAGTCATCGGCGGCATCCAACTGGTTGTTTTACGATCGCCTCGATTACCTAATTGGtaactcctcctcctcctctacGAACAAGAACAAGAAAGCGTCTGGTGGTGCCTCAATTCCAGATCGTAAGCCCTCAACCACCAACACCGTAACCTTGACTATCAAACCTAGGTCAAAATTAAACAGAAACTGTAGTAGTAGTAGTCCTACTAACAACGACGAGTATTCTGGCGGCACTTCAAGCTCTCTAGGTggtggtgatgatgatgatgatgatacgGAGTTCGTCCGACGTGTTTCGAGGAAGCAGAATAAGATGGATTTGTCAGAGGAAAGTCCTTACAAGGAATTGGCGAGGGCGATCTTGAGGTTCGGCGAGATATACGAACGAATCGAGAGGTCAAAGCAAGAACAATTGATGGAGCTGGAGAAACAGCGGATGGATTTCACCAAGGATCTTGAGTTTCAGAGGATGAATATGTTTATGGAAACTCACCTCCAGCTCGAGAAGAagtcaaagaagaagaagaagacgaagaagaaaCCTACTACCAACAATCAtactcctcctcttcctcctcctacTGGTTCATCATCAG GGAAGAAATTATAA
- the LOC124937649 gene encoding clathrin heavy chain 1, whose translation MAAANAPIAMREVLTLPSLGINQQFITFTHVTMESDKYICVRETSPQNSVVIVDMSMPNQPLRRPITADSALMNPNSKILALKAQIQGTTQDHLQIFNIEMKAKVKSHQMPEQVVFWKWISPKMLGLVTQTSVYHWSIEGDAEPAKMFDRAANLVNNQIINYRCDPSEKWLVLIGIAPGSPERPQLVKGSMQLFSVEQQRSQALEAHAASFASFRVAGNDKDSILISFATKSINAGQITSKLHVIELGAQPGKPSFTKKQADLFFPPDFADDFPVSMQISQKYSLIYVITKLGLLFVYDLETASAVYRNRISPDPIFLTAEASSVGGFYAINRRGQVLLATINEATLVPFVSGQLNNLELAVNLAKRGNLPGAENLVVQRFQELFAQTKYKEAAELAAESPQGILRTPDTVAKFQSVPVQAGQTPPLLQYFGTLLTRGKLNAFESLELSRLVVNQNKKNLLENWLAEDKLECSEELGDLVKTVDNDLALKIYIKARATPKVVAAFAERREFDKILIYSKQVGYTPDYLFLLQTILRSDPQGAVNFALMMSQMEGGCPVDYNTITDLFLQRNMIREATAFLLDVLKPNLPEHGYLQTKVLEINLVTFPNVADAILANGMFSHYDRPRIAQLCEKAGLYVRALQHYSELPDIKRVIVNTHAIEPQSLVEFFGTLSREWALECMKDLLLVNLRGNLQIIVQVAKEYCEQMGVDACIKLFEQFKSYEGLYFFLGSYLSSSEDPEIHFKYIESAAKTGQIKEVERVTRESNFYDPEKTKNFLMEAKLPDARPLINVCDRFGFVPDLTHYLYSNNMLRYIEGYVQKVNPGNAPLVVGQLLDDECPEDFIKGLILSVRSLLPVEPLVDECEKRNRLRLLTQFLEHLVSEGSQDVHVHNALGKIIIDSNNNPEHFLTTNPYYDSRVVGKYCEKRDPTLAVVAYRRGQCDEELINVTNKNSLFKLQARYVVERMDSDLWDSVLNPENEFRRQLIDQVVSTALPESKSPEQVSAAVKAFMTADLPHELIELLEKIVLQNSAFSGNFNLQNLLILTAIKADPSRVMDYINRLDNFDGPAVGEVAVEAQLYEEAYAIFKKFNLNVQAVNVLLDNIKSITRAVEFAFRVEEDAVWSQVAKAQLREGLVSEAIESFIRADDVTQFLDVIRAAEDGNVYHDLVSYLLMVRQKTKEPKVDSELIYAYAKIDRLGEIEEFILMPNVANLPSVGDRLYDEALYEAAKIIFTFTSNWAKLAITLVKLKQFQGAVDAARKANSSKTWKEVCFACVDAEEFRLAQICGLNIIVQVDDLEEVSEYYQNRGCFNELISLMESGLGLERAHMGIFTELGVLYARYRHEKLMEHIKLFSTRLNIPKLIRACDEQQHWKELTYLYIQYDEFDNAATTIMNHSPEAWDHMQFKDVVVKVANVELYYKAVHFYLQEHPDLINDVLNVLALRVDHTRVVDIMRKAGHLLLVKPYMVAVQSNNVSAVNEALNDIYAEEEDYDRLRESIDLHDNFDQIGLAQRIEKHELLEMRRVAAYIYKKAGRWKQSIALSKKDNLYKDAMETASQSGDRELAEELLVYFIEQKKKECFASCLFVCYDLIRADVALELAWINNMIDFALPYLLQFIREYTGKVDELIKYKLEVQSEVKAKEKEEKDVIAQQNMYAQLLPLALPAPPMPGMGGGGYGPPPPMGHMGMPPMPPFGMPHMSSY comes from the exons ATGGCGGCTGCAAATGCTCCGATCGCCATGCGAGAGGTCCTCACG TTGCCTAGTTTGGGGATCAACCAGCAGTTTATCACGTTTACACATGTCACCATGGAATCTGATAAGTACATTTGCGTTCGGGAGACTTCACCTCAGAATAGTGTTGTTATAGTTGATATGAGTATGCCAAATCAGCCATTGAGACGGCCAATAACAGCAGATTCAGCACTTATGAATCCAAATTCCAAAATTCTAGCCTTAAAAG CTCAAATTCAAGGAACTACTCAAGATCACTTGCAGATATTCAACATTGAGATGAAAGCCAAAGTAAAATCACATCAGATGCCTGAACAG GTTGTATTCTGGAAGTGGATTTCACCAAAGATGTTGGGTCTTGTTACACAAACTTCAGTATATCATTGGTCAATTGAAG GTGATGCCGAGCCTGCAAAGATGTTTGACAGGGCGGCAAATTTAGTgaataatcaaataatcaattatcGATGTGATCCCTCTGAGAAGTGGTTGGTTCTAATTGGAATTGCTCCTGGTTCACCTGAG AGACCTCAacttgtcaaaggaagtatgcaACTTTTCTCAGTGGAGCAGCAGAGGAGTCAAGCTCTCGAAGCCCATGCTGCCTCTTTTGCATCTTTCAGA GTTGCGGGGAATGATAAGGATTCTATTCTTATTTCATTTGCGACAAAGAGCATTAATGCTGGACAGATAACTTCCAAATTACATGTCATTGAGCTGGGTGCTCAACCAG GTAAGCCATCTTTCACGAAGAAGCAGGCAGATCTTTTCTTTCCTCCAGATTTTGCCGATGACTTTCCTGTGTCTATGCAG ATATCTCAGAAATATAGCTTGATATATGTTATCACCAAGTTAGGGCTACTGTTCGTGTATGACCTTGAAACTGCCAGTGCAGTATACAGAAATAGGATAAGTCCAGATCCTATTTTCCTAACTGCAGAAGCTTCATCTGTAGGAGGTTTTTATGCCATCAACAGGCGAGGCCAGGTGTTACTTGCCACTATAAATGAAGCAACCCTTGTGCCATTCGTCAGTGGACAA TTGAACAACCTGGAGCTTGCTGTTAATCTTGCAAAGAGAGGAAACCTGCCCGGTGCCGAAAATTTG GTTGTCCAGCGCTTTCAAGAATTGTTTGCTCAGACCAAATATAAAGAGGCTGCTGAGCTTGCTGCAGAATCTCCTCAAGGCATTCTCAGGACACCCGACACTGTTGCCAAATTTCAG AGTGTTCCGGTGCAAGCTGGGCAAACTCCACCATTGTTGCAATATTTTGGGACACTCTTAACAAGAGGGAAGCTTAATGCATTTGAGTCGCTGGAGTTGTCTCGCCTCGTAGTTAATCAGAACAAGAAAAATCTATTGGAAAATTGGTTGGCCGAAGATAAGCTTGAGTGCAGTGAAGAACTCGGAGACCTTGTGAAG ACTGTGGACAATGATCTTGCCCTGAAAATATACATTAAAGCCAGAGCAACGCCAAAGGTGGTTGCAGCGTTTGCTGAACGGAGGGAGTTTGACAAGATTTTGATTTACTCCAAACAG GTTGGATATACGCCTGATTATTTATTTCTTCTGCAAACTATCCTCCGGTCAGACCCTCAG GGAGCTGTTAATTTTGCCTTGATGATGTCTCAAATGGAGGGAGGTTGTCCAGTGGATTACAATACTATAACAGATCTATTTCTTCAG aGGAACATGATACGTGAAGCAACTGCCTTTTTGTTAGATGTTCTAAAGCCTAATCTACCAGAACACGGTTACCTGCAGACCAAG GTGCTTGAAATTAATCTTGTCACATTCCCCAATGTGGCAGATGCCATTTTAGCAAATGGAATGTTTAGCCATTATGATCGTCCACGCATCGCTCAACTTTGTGAAAAAGCTGGTCTTTATGTGAGGGCTCTTCAG CACTATTCGGAATTGCCAGATATTAAACGTGTGATTGTCAATACTCATGCAATTGAGCCACAG TCCCTTGTGGAGTTCTTTGGGACTTTATCACGCGAGTGGGCACTTGAATGCATGAAGGACCTCCTTTTGGTGAATCTAAGGGGAAACCTTCAGATAATTGTTCAG GTTGCCAAAGAATATTGTGAGCAGATGGGTGTGGATGCATGCATAAAGTTATTTGAGCAATTCAAATCGTATGAAGGATTGTACTTCTTCCTCGGATCATATTTGAGCTCCAG TGAGGATCCCGAAATTCACTTTAAGTACATAGAGTCTGCTGCAAAAACTGGCCAAATCAAAGAGGTTGAGCGTGTGACTAGAGAATCAAACTTCTATGACCCTGAGAAGACGAAAAACTTTTTAATGGAAGCCAAACTTCCTGATGCAAGGCCTCTTATTAATGTATGCGATCGGTTTGGTTTTGTTCCCGATCTTACTCACTACCTATATTCAAACAACATGTTGCGCTATATTGAAGGTTATGTGCAAAAG GTGAACCCAGGAAATGCCCCCTTAGTTGTAGGGCAGCTCTTGGATGATGAATGTCCTGAAGATTTTATCAAAGGATTAATTCTATCTGTCCGGTCTCTGCTTCCAGTTGAGCCGCTGGTGGACGAATGTGAAAAAAG GAATCGGCTCCGTTTGCTCACTCAGTTTTTGGAGCATCTTGTGAGCGAGGGAAGCCAAGATGTTCATGTTCATAATGCTCTTGGTAAAATCATAATTGACAGCAATAACAATCCAGAACATTTTCTCACCACCAATCCCTACTATGATTCACGAGTTGTGGGTAAATATTGTGAGAAACGTGATCCTACACTTGCGGTTGTTGCCTACCGCAGAGGACAGTGCGATGAGGAACTGATAAACGTGACAAATAAGAATTCTTTATTCAAGTTGCAAGCTAG GTATGTAGTTGAAAGAATGGATTCTGACCTCTGGGATAGTGTTCTTAACCCTGAGAATGAGTTTAGAAGGCAGCTCATTGATCAAGTTGTTTCCACTGCTTTGCCTGAGAGTAAGAGCCCAGAACAAGTATCTGCTGCTGTCAAGGCTTTCATGACAGCCGATCTTCCTCATGAATTGATTGAGCTTCTTGAAAAGATTGTTCTCCAGAACTCTGCATTTAGTGGAAACTTTAATCTGCAGAACTTGCTTATCTTGACAGCCATCAAGGCAGATCCATCTAGAGTCATGGATTATATTAATAGACTAGATAATTTTGATGGACCAGCTGTAGGGGAAGTTGCAGTTGAAGCGCAACTCTATGAGGAGGCATATGCTATATTCAAGAAGTTCAACTTAAATGTTCAAGCAGTGAATGTCCTGTTAGATAATATCAAGAGCATTACCCGTGCTGTTGAATTTGCATTCCGAGTTGAAGAAGATGCTGTTTGGAGTCAAGTGGCTAAGGCTCAACTCAGAGAGGGATTAGTGAGTGAAGCAATTGAGTCATTTATTCGTGCAGATGATGTAACACAGTTCTTAGATGTGATTCGTGCAGCTGAGGATGGTAATGTTTACCATGACTTAGTAAGTTACCTCCTCATGGTTAGGCAGAAGACCAAGGAGCCGAAGGTCGACAGCGAACTCATTTATGCTTATGCAAAGATAGATAGGTTGGGTGAGATTGAAGAATTTATTCTCATGCCAAACGTTGCCAACCTTCCAAGTGTGGGTGATCGCCTGTATGACGAAGCTTTGTATGAAGCAGCAAAGATTATATTTACCTTCACTTCGAACTGGGCCAAATTGGCAATCACCCTTGTAAAGCTTAAACAATTTCAAGGAGCTGTTGATGCTGCACGAAAGGCGAACAGCTCAAAAACATGGAAAGAAGTTTGCTTTGCTTGTGTTGATGCTGAGGAGTTCCGCTTAGCTCAAATATGTGGTCTTAACATAATTGTACAG GTGGATGACCTAGAAGAAGTCAGTGAATATTACCAGAACAGAGGATGCTTCAATGAGTTAATATCTCTTATGGAGAGCGGCTTGGGCTTGGAACGTGCTCATATGGGAATCTTTACAGAGTTGGGTGTTCTGTATGCTAGATATCGTCATGAGAAACTTATGGAACATATTAAACTATTCTCAACCCGTTTGAATATTCCCAAGCTTATACGAGCCTGCGATGAACAGCAGCACTGGAAGGAACTGACTTACTTGTATATCCAGTATGATGAGTTTGATAATGCTGCAACAACTATTATGAATCATTCTCCAGAAGCTTGGGACCATATGCAGTTCAAAGATGTTGTTGTCAAGGTTGCTAATGTGGAGCTCTATTACAAAGCCGTGCACTTTTACCTACAGGAGCACCCTGATCTTATCAACGATGTTCTCAATGTGCTTGCACTTCGTGTTGACCACACCCGTGTGGTTGACATTATGCGGAAG GCGGGTCATCTGCTGCTTGTGAAACCATATATGGTTGCAGTTCAAAGTAACAATGTGTCTGCAGTCAACGAAGCTTTGAATGATATCTACGCCGAGGAGGAAGATTATGATAGACTACGTGAATCCATTGATTTGCATGATAACTTTGACCAAATTGGCCTTGCTCAAAGA ATTGAGAAGCATGAACTTCTTGAAATGAGAAGAGTTGCAGCTTATATTTACAAGAAGGCAGGTAGATGGAAGCAGTCCATTGCATTGTCAAAGAAAGACAATCTTTACAAAGATGCCATGGAGACAGCCTCACAATCTGGAGATCGCGAGCTGGCGGAAGAATTGCTTGTTTATTTCATCGAACAG AAAAAGAAGGAATGCTTTGCGTCTTGCCTGTTTGTGTGCTATGATCTTATCCGTGCAGATGTAGCTCTTGAGCTTGCTTGGATAAACAATATGATTGACTTTGCACTACCATATCTATTACAG TTTATTCGGGAATATACAGGTAAGGTTGATGAACTGATAAAGTATAAGCTAGAAGTTCAGAGTGAAGTGAAGgcaaaagaaaaggaagaaaaggATGTGATTGCACAACAG AATATGTACGCACAGTTGCTTCCACTTGCTTTGCCAGCACCGCCAATGCCGGGGATGGGAGGAGGAGGGTACGGCCCACCTCCTCCGATGGGGCATATGGGTATGCCTCCAATGCCACCTTTCGGTATGCCTCACATGAGCTCATACTGA
- the LOC124938687 gene encoding phosphopantothenoylcysteine decarboxylase-like, with protein MMASEDKSFAAPKKPRILLAASGSVAAMKFGNLCNCFSEWGEVRAVVTKSSLHFIDRTTLPKSVVVYSDDDEWSSWKRIGDSVLHIELRRWADILIIAPLSANTLAKIAGGLCDNLLTCIVRAWDYSKPIFVAPAMNTLMWNNPFTERHLLTIDELGISLIPPVSKRLACGDIGNGAMAEPSLIFSTVRLYMEQSKLVSQ; from the exons ATGATGGCATCTGAAGATAAGTCATTTGCTGCTCCCAAGAAACCAAGAATTCTTCTTGCTGCTAGTGGGAGTGTAGCTGCTATGAAGTTTGGGAATTTATGTAATTGTTTCTCTGAATGGGGTGAAGTAAGGGCAGTTGTCACAAAATCTTCTTTGCATTTCATTGATAGAACAACACTTCCCAAAAGTGTAGTCGTttatagtgatgatgatgaatgGTCCTCTTGGAAAAGGATAGGCGACAGTGTTCTTCACATTGAGCTCCGTAGGTGGGCTGATATTTTGATCATAGCTCCATTGTCCGCAAACACTCTTGCCAAG ATTGCAGGAGGGTTATGTGACAATTTGCTGACTTGTATTGTAAGGGCATGGGATTATTCTAAGCCAATATTTGTAGCTCCAGCAATGAATACTTTAATGTGGAACAATCCTTTCACAGAAAGACATCTATTGACAATCGACGAATTGGGGATTTCTCTCATTCCCCCCGTTTCTAAGAGATTGGCTTGTGGGGACATCGGAAATGGTGCAATGGCTGAACCATCTCTTATTTTCTCAACTGTTAGACTTTACATGGAACAGTCTAAGTTAGTTAGTCAGTAA
- the LOC124938518 gene encoding protein yippee-like: MGRLFLITLEGKFYSCKHCKVHLALSEDITSRSFQSRNGKAYLFSKVSNVYFGESDDRMMMTGLHTVVDIFCVGCGSIVGWKYEFAHELSQKYKEGKSVLERFKISGPDGSNYWGTPTEATHIIVGGGSDADDI; the protein is encoded by the exons ATGGGAAGGCTTTTCTTGATCACTCTTGAAGGGAAGTTCTACAGCTGCAAACACTGTAAAGTACATCTCGCTTTGTCTGAGGATATAACATCAAGG TCTTTCCAAAGCAGGAATGGGAAAGCTTATCTCTTCAGTAAGGT GTCAAATGTTTATTTTGGTGAGAGTGACGATAGAATGATGATGACTGGTCTTCATACTGTTGTTGACATTTTCTGCGTTGGTTGTGGTTCAATTGTTGGATGGAAATAT GAGTTTGCCCATGAATTGAGCCAAAAATACAAGGAAGGAAAATCAGTCCTTGAAAG GTTTAAAATATCAGGACCAGATGGAAGTAACTATTGGGGTACTCCTACTGAAGCAACTCATATAATAGTAGGTGGTGGAAGTGATGCAGATGACATTTAG
- the LOC124937927 gene encoding pleckstrin homology domain-containing protein 1-like, which produces MASLWRAAMGSTQAPDDYEGVEFWSNPERVGWLTKQGEYIKTWRRRWFILKQGKLFWFKESIVTRSSRPRGVIPVATCLTVKGAEDVLNKQFAFELSTRAETMYFIADSEKEKEDWINSIGRSIVQQSRSVTDREIVDYDNK; this is translated from the coding sequence ATGGCGAGCCTCTGGCGGGCAGCGATGGGATCTACTCAAGCGCCGGACGATTACGAAGGCGTGGAGTTCTGGTCCAACCCTGAGCGAGTAGGATGGTTGACCAAACAAGGTGAGTACATCAAGACATGGCGCCGTCGATGGTTCATCCTCAAGCAAGGTAAACTCTTCTGGTTCAAGGAATCAATCGTCACGCGATCCTCAAGGCCTCGTGGTGTCATCCCCGTAGCCACCTGCTTAACTGTCAAAGGTGCCGAAGATGTTCTTAACAAGCAATTCGCATTCGAACTCTCCACTCGTGCTGAGACTATGTACTTTATCGCCGATTCTGAAAAGGAGAAGGAAGACTGGATTAATTCAATTGGTAGATCAATCGTTCAGCAGTCCAGATCAGTTACCGACAGGGAGATTGTTGATTACGATAACAAGTAA